The stretch of DNA GCTCCCGCTGAGAGCACGCGACGCTGGCCAGCGCATCCGCCTCGCGGGCAGGAGGATGCGAGGCTCCGGCGCATTGATGTGGGGACGCGTCGACGTGACAGGGTGGACCGCGAGCGCTCATCGCTCGCGCGCCCGCTGCGAGAGCGCGGTGTTGGCTAACTCATCCGTCGCGTGGGCAAGAGGACGCTCGGCGTCGACGCGATGTCGCGGAGTCCGTTCCGTGGCACCCACGGTTCCCGCATCAACGCGCCGTGGTGTCTTGCGGTCAGCGGACCCGTGAGGGCGCGGCCTGGGAGGCCATCGCTGCCGCCTGGGCCAATCGCTTGCGAATCTGGACGACGACGTCGTGGAGTTCGTCGAGTCGCTCGAGCACGCGGAGGTCGTCCCCGGCGTTGATGAGATTGACCGGGGACAACGTCGCCCCGCGCAGTGTGCCCAACACGTCGTGGAAGTGCGCCTCCACGTCACCGAGCGCATCCAGCCCCTCCCTCAAGTCGTCCTCGAGCAGGTCGACGAGCACCGCCGCGTCGGTGCGAGCGGGGAGCGCGCGGGCGAGGCGCTCGGTGGCCACTCGGACCGGGTCGGCCTGGCGCGAGAGCACGGGGGCGGCGAGGGCGAGAGGGGGCATGGGCTCGACGCTACAGGCCCGTAGCACCCCGTCAATTTTCCCACCCCGTGCCGCCTCGGCTCCCCCTGCGTCACTTCGCCGCGAACGCCTCGCGATGTGCCGACAGGAACTGTTGGATGCTGACCGGCGCTTGTCCGGTGAGGTCCGTGATGGCGGAGCTCACTCCGCTCATGCGGCCCTGCGCCACCGCCGTGTCGAACGACGCGTAGGCCTCCGCCAACGGTGCGGGCAACCCATGCGCCACCAGGCCCGCCGCGAGGCTCGCCGCGTCCACGGCGACGTACTCGACGGGGCGTCCGGACAATTCACGGGCGAACCCCGCGAGCTCCGCCTGTGTCACCGCAGACGGCCCGGTGATTTCCAGCACACGCTGTCCCTCGTACGTCGAGGTGAGCGCCGCCACCGCCGTCCTGGCGCAGTCCTCACGCGTGACATACGCCGTGGCCCCTGTCCCCGTGGCCGTGACGAGCCGCCCCTGCGCGACGGCCTGGGGCAGGCTGTGCAAGAGCATCTCCATGTAGACGTTGTTGCGCAGCACCGTGAAGCCCAGTCCGCTCGTCGCCAGCGCTTGCTCCGTGGCCCAGTGGTCCTTGGCGAGCGTGATGGGCGAGTCCGGCTCCGGCCGCGTCAGCGACGTGTAGACGACGTGCTTCACTCCCACGCGCCGCGCGGCCTCCACGGCGTGCCGATGCTGGGTGATTCGGCGGCCGGGGACATCGAGCGAGTCCGTGCTGACGAGCAACAGTCGCTCCGCGCCGGCGAACGCCGCGTCCAGCGTCGACGCGTCATCGAAGTCCGCCTTGCGCACCACGACGCCGCGCGCCGCCAGGTCCGCGAGCTTCGATGGCTCGCGCGTGGTGACGATGAGAGGCCCCTTCCTGGCTGCGAGGAGCAACTCCACGACGCGGCGGCCCAGATGGCCGGAGGCGCCGGTGACGAGCAGGGTGGGGGATGTGGCCGTCATGTGAATCTCCAGAGCGAGGGAGCGACATTGGCTCCGGCTCATGGGTAGCTCCGCGCGGCGCTCTGCACAATGCAGCCCCGTGGAGCATACTGTTCCATTGGAGGAACAATGGACCTGAACCAGCTCACCCTCTTCGTCGCCGTCGCCGAGGGCGCCAGCTTCTCCAGCGCGGCGAAGAAGCTCGGCCTGCCCAAGTCGTCGGTGAGTCGGGGCATCGCCCGCCTGGAGTCCTCGTTGGGCGTGCAGCTCATCCACCGCACCACGCGCCGGGTGTCGCTCAGCACCGCGGGACAGGCGCTCTACGAGCGGGTGTCACCGATGCTGCTCGCGCTGCGCAAGTCCGTGGGGGAGCTGCCGGAGCTGGAGGAGGAGCCGTCGGGCGTGCTGCGACTGACGTCGGTGGTGGACTGGGGGACCACGGTGCTCGCGGAGGTCATCACCCGCTTCGTGGCGCGCTACCCCGCGGTGAAGGTGGACCTGCACCTGGACAACCGCGTCGTGGACCTGGTGGCGGAGGGCTTCGATGCCGCCCTGCGCCTCGCCATCGCGCCACTGAAGGACTCATCGCTGCGCGCCCGCCGCCTCGGGGTGCTCTCGCTGCGGCTCTATGCCTCGCCGGCGTATCTGGCGCGCCGGGGCACGCCTCGCCATCCTCGCGAGCTGTCCAGTCACACCTGGGTGTCGTTCCGCTCCCCCAAGCCCTTCCGACTTGTCGGGCCCGGCGAGACACTCCTCATGCCGCAGGATGGCGCCATCGTCTGCGACGACATGTTCTTCATGCGGGAGGCGCTTCGTCAGGGCGCGGGCGTCGGATTCCTGCCGACGATGCTCGCGGAGTCGGAGGTCGCGGAGGGACGCCTTGTCGCGCTGCTGCCCAAATGGAGCATGCCCGCGGGGAGCGTGTGGTTCGTCTCCACCGCGGAGCGCCACATGCCTCGCAAGGTCGCCGCCTTCCGCGACTTCCTCCTCGAGACGCTGAAGCAGCGCGCCTTCCCGATGTGAGGCCGGGCGCGGGGACCTCCACCGCGCCTTCGTGCGCTCACCTCAGAGCGAGCCGAGGAACTTCAACACCGCGGCGCGGTCGTCAACGGACAGACGTCGGAAGTCGTCGCGCGCCGTGAGCGCCTCGCCGCCGTGCCACAGCACCGCCTCTTCAATCGTCCGGGCGCGACCGTCATGCAGGAAGCCGGAGTAGGGCAGCACCGTGTGCGTCAGCCCCAGGCCCCACAGCGCCGCCGTGCGCCACTCCGTCCCGGTGGCCGCGCCATCCGGCCGGCCGTCCGCGAGCTCCGGCCCCATGTCGTGCAGCAACATGTCCGTGTACGGATGGATGCGCTGGAAGGCGAGCTCCTCATAGGCGGCCTCGCCCGTCTCCAGCGTCTCGCGGTGGCAGGACTCGCAGCCCATCGTGCGGAACAGCTTCTCGCCACGTTGGACGACGGGGTCCTCCAGCGCGGTGCGCGCGGGGACGCCGAGCGACTCGGAATAGAAGACGGCCGCCTGCAGGATGTCCGTGGTGATTTCGTGCGTCCCGTCCGGCTCCGGGAAGAGCGGGCTGCTGATGCCCATGTCGTTGAAGTACGCCTCCGCGGACTGCTGCAGCAGGTGCGGGCTGTTCGCCTTCCACCCGAAGCGCCCGGGCAGGAGCGTGCGCAGCGCCACGTCCCAGACCTCATTCAACCGACCGGAGATGCCGTCACCGTCCCGGTCATCCGGGTCCTCGAGCGCGCGCAGCGTCTCGATGGGAACCGCCTCCAGCAGCCCCAGTCCGAAGACGGGCGGCGGCAGCCGCAGCGACATCATCATGCGCTCCGGCAACGCGGTGCCATCCGACTTGACGATGTTCACGTTCGGCGAGCGCAGCGTGTACGGCGTGCCGTCCGGATACTGTCCGGGGCGCTCCACCCACGACAGCGTGAGCGAAGCGGGCGGCACCTCGCCATAGATGGCCTGGTCGCGCACCTGCAGCCCCAGGCCCGGGACTGGCACCGCGCCGTTCGGATGGTCGGGCACGCCTTCGGGCAGGCTCACGCGCACGAGGAGCTGGGTGCGCTGCGCGGTATGGCCCATCACCGGCATGCCGCGCCCGTTGCGCAGGTGACAGCCGTTGCAGGAGACGTTGTTGTACGTGGGCCCCAGCCCCGGGTTCACTCGGGACGGCGCCGGAACGAAGATGGCCGCGAACGCCGCGTCGCCCGCACGGTGCAGCCGGTCGTACTCGGGTCGCAGGTTCGCGGCCGGCTGGGCGAACGCCTGCGACGTGCGGTTGTCGACGGTGGTGGCCCCGCCCGCCCTCGGTGGCTCGAGGGGCACCCTCGGCGCCTCCTCTCCACAACCGGCGGACCACAGCAGCAGGGCTCCCAGCATCACCGCACGTCGCATGGCATTCACCTGGCCTGACTTCCTACATCACTTGGACAGCAGGGGCAGGACCTCGCCCTGGAAGGTGTCGTGCAGGGTGCGGATGGCCTCCTGCGCGGCGACGATCTTGGGACGCTCCGTGTTGTCGTTGATGGACTCACGGAACGGCTCGCGGACGGCGGCCAGCGCGCTGATGGAGCCGGCGATCTGCTGGCGGATCTTCGCGTCGAGCGCGGTGTCCACGCCCACCACGTCCTGCAGCGACGTGCCCGTCTTCGCCTCTCCCTGCAGGTGGCCCAGGTACGCGTTCTCCACGCTGCGGATGTTGTTGGTGAAGTCCTCGAGCGAGTTGTACGCGAACTGGCTCTCCACCACGTCCGGGTCCTTGGTGTCGTAGGGCTCGGCGATCTTCCCGTTGGCGACCTCGTCGAGGATGGTGGTGATGCCGCCCACCATCTCCTGTGCGGCGGCCTCGACGGACGGGTACGCGCTGTTGCCCGACTGGCCCGCGGTGGCGAGCGTGTCACGGAACGGCGGGTTGCCGTCGTGCGCCTGCGCCCACGCGCCGTGCAGCAACTGGCCCACGGCCTTGAGCTCCGCGGACAGGGCCGTGACGTACTCGAGCTGGCGGGGCGTCAGCTGCGCCACCGTCTTCGTGCCACCGTCGCCGAAGATGAGGTACTCCAGCGTGTGGAAGCCCTTCTGCTCGTTCTTGAGGTTGCTCACGTACTGCTGGGTGAGGGCGTCGTTGTTGGCGAGCACCGCGTCCAGCTCGGTGTGGCTCACGGGCCAGCTGTCCAGCGCCGGGTCATAGCCGAAGCTGTCCACGGGACCGAAGAGGAAGCCCTCGCTCTGCTCCCAGGGGATGCGCGCCGCGCGCCACGCCGCCTTGGCCGCCGTCAGCTTGTCCGCCGAGGGCGCCGCCGCGAGCGCCGCACAGGCCGCGTCCAGCTCGGTCAGCCGCGTGGCCAGCCGCGCATAGGTCGGCACCACGACCTTGTCCGCGAACGTGACGACGAGCTCGGTGGTGACCTTGGAGTCGCCATCGGCGGGGGGGCTGGAGTCATCGTCGCCGCAGGCGGTGACGAGCAGCGAGCCGGTGAGGAGCGCGGGCGCGAGCGCCAGACGCAGGGGCAGGGAGATACGCTTCATGACTGACCTTTCGTTGGGGGTTGGGGGACGCGTTGGCCGCGTCAGTAGTTGAAGCCGGTGGCCAGGCGCAGGGTGTTCTCCGGCCGGAAGGCGTTGGAGCCCATGCGGCGGTGCCCGAAGTCGAGCTTCGCGTACACCGTGTTCAGCAGGTTGTAGGCCACGCCCACCGTGTAGACGGTGCGGCGGAAGCGGGGGTTGTCGAACAGCTCCGCGCGCGGCTTGTATTGCGTGTCCACGTAGTCGTAGCGGACGAACGGCAGCAGGTGGTGCGAGTTGCTCAGCCCCACCACCGACGCGATGTCGTAGCCGAGCTCGCCCCACGCGGCCAACGCGTTGTCGGACACCGGCGTGCGAATCACACCCAGCAGGTTCGACAGGCGCGCGTTGCGCTGGGACACCAGGTCCGCGTTCTTCAGGTGGCCGTACATCACCATGCCCTTCGCGCTCCACGGGCCCTTGGCCACGGACAGGTGCACGTCCAGCAGCGTCAGCGGCGCGGACACGTAGCCGCACGGGGCGACCTCGCGGTCATTCGCCTGCTCGCAGCTCTTCACCAGGTCGGGCTTGGGACGGTTGCGCGTGGTGTCGCCGCGGTAGGCGGACACGCCGAAGATGAACCCGTCGAAGTGCGTGACGTCCGCGCGGAACACCACGGCCATGTCCGTGGCGCGCTGCACCTCGAAGCGGCGCTGGTGGCCGCCCACCGCCCACAGCTGCGAGCTGAAGCCCGTGGAGTCCAGGCCGTTGACCAGCTGTCCCGTCAGCCGCAGGCCCCAGGGGAACTTGTAGCGCAGCCGCACGCCCATCTCGTCCCACGTGTTGGGGATGATGCCCGTCTCGGCCTCGTCGCGGATGGTGCCCAGGTAGTCGGTGGGGCGCGAGAACTCGCTCAGCGTGCCCACGGCCACGTAGAAGCGGCCCACCGCGAGCGCCGCGTTGTCACCGAGCTTCTTGGAGATGAACAGCTCCTCGACGAGGATTTCGCCACCCTTGTCGAGCTCCTGGTCGAACTCGCCGAACTCCTCGTACTCGAGCTCCATCGCGGTGCCAGTGCCGCCGTGCTCGAACTCGACCTCCACCTCCACCTCGAGGCCGTAGTCGGGCAACATGCCCTTCATCTCCAGCACGAAGCGCGTGGTGTCGAACTCCAGCCGCGAGTCGCGCTGCGCGCCACCCGTGCGGT from Myxococcus guangdongensis encodes:
- a CDS encoding imelysin family protein is translated as MKRISLPLRLALAPALLTGSLLVTACGDDDSSPPADGDSKVTTELVVTFADKVVVPTYARLATRLTELDAACAALAAAPSADKLTAAKAAWRAARIPWEQSEGFLFGPVDSFGYDPALDSWPVSHTELDAVLANNDALTQQYVSNLKNEQKGFHTLEYLIFGDGGTKTVAQLTPRQLEYVTALSAELKAVGQLLHGAWAQAHDGNPPFRDTLATAGQSGNSAYPSVEAAAQEMVGGITTILDEVANGKIAEPYDTKDPDVVESQFAYNSLEDFTNNIRSVENAYLGHLQGEAKTGTSLQDVVGVDTALDAKIRQQIAGSISALAAVREPFRESINDNTERPKIVAAQEAIRTLHDTFQGEVLPLLSK
- a CDS encoding SDR family oxidoreductase, which translates into the protein MTATSPTLLVTGASGHLGRRVVELLLAARKGPLIVTTREPSKLADLAARGVVVRKADFDDASTLDAAFAGAERLLLVSTDSLDVPGRRITQHRHAVEAARRVGVKHVVYTSLTRPEPDSPITLAKDHWATEQALATSGLGFTVLRNNVYMEMLLHSLPQAVAQGRLVTATGTGATAYVTREDCARTAVAALTSTYEGQRVLEITGPSAVTQAELAGFARELSGRPVEYVAVDAASLAAGLVAHGLPAPLAEAYASFDTAVAQGRMSGVSSAITDLTGQAPVSIQQFLSAHREAFAAK
- a CDS encoding di-heme oxidoreductase family protein, which codes for MRRAVMLGALLLWSAGCGEEAPRVPLEPPRAGGATTVDNRTSQAFAQPAANLRPEYDRLHRAGDAAFAAIFVPAPSRVNPGLGPTYNNVSCNGCHLRNGRGMPVMGHTAQRTQLLVRVSLPEGVPDHPNGAVPVPGLGLQVRDQAIYGEVPPASLTLSWVERPGQYPDGTPYTLRSPNVNIVKSDGTALPERMMMSLRLPPPVFGLGLLEAVPIETLRALEDPDDRDGDGISGRLNEVWDVALRTLLPGRFGWKANSPHLLQQSAEAYFNDMGISSPLFPEPDGTHEITTDILQAAVFYSESLGVPARTALEDPVVQRGEKLFRTMGCESCHRETLETGEAAYEELAFQRIHPYTDMLLHDMGPELADGRPDGAATGTEWRTAALWGLGLTHTVLPYSGFLHDGRARTIEEAVLWHGGEALTARDDFRRLSVDDRAAVLKFLGSL
- a CDS encoding LysR family transcriptional regulator, with protein sequence MDLNQLTLFVAVAEGASFSSAAKKLGLPKSSVSRGIARLESSLGVQLIHRTTRRVSLSTAGQALYERVSPMLLALRKSVGELPELEEEPSGVLRLTSVVDWGTTVLAEVITRFVARYPAVKVDLHLDNRVVDLVAEGFDAALRLAIAPLKDSSLRARRLGVLSLRLYASPAYLARRGTPRHPRELSSHTWVSFRSPKPFRLVGPGETLLMPQDGAIVCDDMFFMREALRQGAGVGFLPTMLAESEVAEGRLVALLPKWSMPAGSVWFVSTAERHMPRKVAAFRDFLLETLKQRAFPM